From the Acetobacter aceti genome, one window contains:
- a CDS encoding ABC transporter substrate-binding protein, producing MKQIVSGRRFKAFHLCIVTGMLTLALDATPVASAWAEDELVVADQKGQQKALMQASGVDKDVPYHIRWVEFEAAAPLLQALGAGAVDTGIAGDGPFIFAWGAGLSIRAAWLIPPRGGGKATAVVAPEGSSITSAAQLSGKRIATGRGSIGHLLLLRLLATGAIPVPAPEIVFLLPAQAKAALDTQRVDAWSTWEPYVSLAVVSGHGHVVADAADLMPNNSFFVASTDALANKRAHLADFYRRMTAAYGWGARHQAEYAHILARQTGIPDDVAVSVAEKLIATPAPVTSDTIRSEASVVATYRSAGFVTRSDAFDEAFEQNLTSP from the coding sequence CATCGTGACAGGCATGCTGACGCTTGCTCTGGACGCAACTCCTGTCGCCTCGGCCTGGGCTGAGGACGAACTGGTGGTCGCGGACCAGAAGGGGCAGCAGAAAGCCCTGATGCAGGCGTCTGGCGTGGACAAGGACGTGCCCTATCATATCCGCTGGGTGGAGTTTGAAGCTGCTGCGCCGCTTCTTCAGGCGCTCGGAGCCGGCGCGGTGGACACGGGAATTGCCGGGGACGGCCCCTTCATCTTCGCGTGGGGAGCAGGTCTATCCATTCGGGCAGCGTGGTTGATTCCTCCCCGTGGAGGTGGCAAGGCGACTGCGGTGGTTGCGCCAGAAGGATCTTCCATCACCAGTGCGGCTCAGTTGTCGGGCAAAAGAATTGCCACCGGGCGAGGGTCCATTGGTCATCTTCTCCTGCTACGTCTGCTCGCTACGGGTGCCATTCCGGTGCCAGCGCCAGAAATTGTTTTTCTGCTTCCTGCACAGGCAAAGGCGGCGCTCGATACCCAGCGTGTGGACGCATGGTCCACATGGGAGCCTTATGTCTCTCTCGCTGTTGTCTCCGGGCACGGACACGTTGTGGCTGACGCCGCTGACCTGATGCCGAACAACAGTTTCTTTGTGGCCAGCACGGATGCTCTGGCAAACAAACGCGCACATCTGGCGGATTTCTATCGACGCATGACGGCTGCTTACGGGTGGGGTGCCCGGCATCAGGCGGAGTATGCCCATATACTGGCCCGACAGACCGGAATTCCAGACGATGTGGCGGTCTCCGTTGCTGAAAAACTTATTGCCACTCCAGCTCCAGTGACATCTGATACCATCAGATCCGAAGCGTCTGTTGTCGCGACCTATCGGTCCGCCGGTTTTGTTACGCGATCGGATGCTTTCGATGAAGCTTTTGAGCAAAATCTGACATCACCCTGA
- a CDS encoding NtaA/DmoA family FMN-dependent monooxygenase (This protein belongs to a clade of FMN-dependent monooxygenases, within a broader family of flavin-dependent oxidoreductases, the luciferase-like monooxygenase (LMM) family, some of whose members use coenzyme F420 rather than FMN.): protein MHLALFLTLSGLHLGGWRHATSSNADPMDIRAYASLARQAERAALDMVFVADKLAIDSNYGGSIDATVTSRAVGSPEPLTLLSALSVLTDRIGLAGTISTTYTEPYHIARMLGAINHYSHGRVGWNAVTSVSDSEARNFSRQNHFEHAERYDRAAEFIDVVQSLWKSWQPDAVVRDRKNGVYALKDHISPISHKGQHFQIAGPLNIPQYQEATPVLIQAGVSERFSDVASRYAEVIFPVLTTPARARNFVSDFRQKIALAGRNPAKVRILPGCVPIVSETDSLAEEFQAELDALIHPLAGLTFMSGSMNHDLSQYARDELIPDLDSEIRGSRGRFLPLIADARAKGLTLEQTALSYARDLSFPSFVGSPATVADQMISWVNETGIDGFTVIPPNYPASENIFLKSVVPELQRRGAFRQSYNGKTLRHHLEL from the coding sequence ATGCATCTGGCCCTGTTCCTGACCCTTTCCGGTCTGCATCTTGGAGGTTGGCGACATGCTACATCTTCCAATGCTGATCCAATGGATATCAGGGCCTATGCTTCACTGGCTCGCCAGGCCGAACGTGCAGCGCTCGATATGGTTTTTGTAGCGGACAAACTGGCTATCGACAGTAATTATGGAGGGTCAATTGACGCTACGGTAACCAGCCGTGCCGTTGGATCACCGGAGCCATTAACATTACTCTCTGCACTATCCGTCCTGACAGATAGAATTGGCCTCGCAGGAACGATTTCCACGACCTATACGGAACCCTACCATATTGCCCGCATGCTGGGTGCCATCAACCATTACAGTCATGGACGGGTGGGTTGGAATGCCGTCACATCCGTCAGTGATAGTGAAGCACGCAATTTCAGTCGTCAAAACCACTTTGAACACGCAGAACGTTATGACCGTGCAGCAGAATTCATAGATGTAGTGCAATCACTCTGGAAAAGCTGGCAACCCGATGCCGTTGTGAGGGATCGGAAGAATGGTGTTTATGCACTCAAGGACCATATCAGTCCGATTTCCCACAAGGGACAACATTTTCAGATAGCAGGTCCTCTCAATATTCCTCAATATCAGGAGGCAACTCCCGTTCTTATTCAGGCTGGCGTTTCAGAACGCTTTTCGGATGTTGCATCCCGCTACGCAGAGGTCATTTTTCCTGTTCTGACAACACCAGCCAGAGCGCGCAACTTTGTCTCTGACTTTCGTCAGAAAATAGCATTGGCGGGTCGGAATCCGGCTAAGGTGCGAATACTTCCCGGCTGTGTCCCTATCGTTTCTGAAACGGATTCTCTGGCTGAAGAATTTCAGGCGGAGCTGGATGCCCTCATCCATCCTCTTGCCGGTCTGACCTTTATGTCCGGAAGCATGAATCACGATCTTTCTCAGTATGCTCGGGATGAATTGATCCCAGATCTGGATTCTGAAATCCGTGGCAGTCGTGGTCGCTTCCTGCCTTTGATTGCTGATGCAAGAGCAAAAGGACTGACGTTGGAGCAGACCGCACTCTCCTACGCCCGGGATCTCTCATTCCCTTCTTTTGTTGGCTCTCCGGCTACTGTAGCCGATCAGATGATATCGTGGGTGAATGAGACCGGCATTGACGGCTTTACGGTCATCCCTCCGAACTACCCTGCTTCAGAGAATATTTTTCTTAAATCTGTTGTCCCGGAACTTCAACGCAGAGGCGCATTTCGTCAGAGTTACAATGGAAAAACTCTCCGCCATCATCTGGAGTTATGA
- a CDS encoding ABC transporter substrate-binding protein, whose translation METFLSRRTVVGASFLSLLPLPLEAAPGLSGPVDGSSGPTLFVGDQKGGVRSLLSAAGLLTQLPYRVQWASFPVGAPLISAIASGALDFGYVGDATATFTFASNSSLKAISAWRVDGKSNALLVPRNSNVHSMRDLIGRRVAFVKGSPGHLLVVAALQRESLDIGQIVQAPLTAANARMALSSGSIDAWAIWDPYAATAELEDHARILLTAHGLVDEVMCGIASDVAIANKRPELTDFMSRVGKALAWGVAHPEERALAFSHDTGTPLDIARVSSSRMVVTALPSITDDVIAIHQKVADLYQTARVIPSRLNVADFYDRSFLIPA comes from the coding sequence ATGGAGACTTTTCTTTCCCGACGCACAGTGGTTGGTGCGTCTTTTCTCTCATTGCTGCCATTGCCACTGGAGGCAGCACCCGGACTGTCTGGCCCGGTGGATGGAAGCAGCGGCCCTACACTGTTCGTTGGTGACCAGAAAGGGGGTGTGCGCTCTCTGCTGAGTGCTGCGGGACTGCTGACTCAATTACCTTATCGTGTCCAGTGGGCATCATTTCCCGTTGGCGCCCCTTTGATCTCCGCAATTGCGTCAGGCGCGCTTGATTTTGGATATGTTGGAGACGCAACAGCCACATTCACCTTTGCGTCCAACAGCTCTCTCAAGGCAATTTCGGCGTGGCGTGTGGATGGAAAATCCAACGCGTTACTGGTGCCCCGAAACAGCAATGTCCACTCCATGCGAGATCTGATCGGTCGCCGTGTCGCGTTTGTCAAAGGCTCACCCGGCCATCTTCTGGTTGTGGCTGCTCTGCAACGCGAAAGTCTTGATATAGGCCAGATCGTGCAAGCGCCTCTGACCGCTGCGAATGCACGAATGGCGCTGTCCAGCGGATCAATCGATGCATGGGCGATCTGGGATCCTTATGCTGCGACGGCTGAACTTGAAGATCATGCCCGTATTCTGCTGACTGCCCACGGTCTGGTTGATGAAGTCATGTGCGGTATCGCCAGTGACGTTGCCATTGCCAACAAACGGCCTGAACTGACTGATTTCATGTCGCGCGTTGGAAAAGCTCTTGCCTGGGGAGTTGCCCATCCGGAAGAACGCGCACTTGCCTTCTCCCATGATACCGGCACACCTCTGGATATTGCCCGTGTGTCATCCTCGCGCATGGTGGTGACAGCTCTACCCTCCATCACAGATGACGTCATTGCCATCCATCAGAAAGTCGCCGATCTTTATCAGACCGCTCGTGTCATTCCATCCCGGCTCAATGTAGCCGATTTTTACGATCGATCTTTTTTGATTCCCGCCTGA
- a CDS encoding FAD-binding protein yields MDKALWRNETRLKSSASLLDKAWSEIQTSLHSEKLETVSARETAAMVATARWCNASALARKESRGMHVREDYPQQNPDYQSRIITGGLGRITPYLEKFRTTEDAVS; encoded by the coding sequence CTGGATAAAGCGCTCTGGAGAAATGAAACCAGACTGAAGTCTTCGGCTTCCTTGCTGGACAAAGCGTGGTCAGAAATACAGACCAGTCTGCACAGTGAAAAGCTGGAGACGGTTTCGGCAAGAGAGACCGCCGCCATGGTCGCGACCGCGAGATGGTGCAATGCCTCCGCACTGGCTCGAAAGGAGAGCCGAGGCATGCATGTAAGGGAAGACTATCCTCAACAAAATCCTGACTACCAGAGCCGGATAATCACCGGAGGCCTGGGCCGGATCACTCCGTATCTTGAAAAATTTCGCACTACAGAAGATGCAGTATCATGA
- a CDS encoding FAD-binding protein, translating into MNEITADVLIVGGGMAAGWAAISAAKTGARVIIADKGFMGTSGVTAPAGPNHWWVPPEPELRKTAIERRLESAFGLADPVWMERIIDITWRSIPEIAPWYPFSGDGKGGTFRSGLRGPEYLRALRQYATELGVTILDQHPVLELLARQDGSIGGVAGYDRLNDRPWNARTGAVILATGGCAFRSGLLGSHNNTGDGYLMGVEAGAELSGMEFCVSYSISPAWLSTRTLPYTGARYFNAEGQLLSIPGWDKPRDYLCKLADAFRAGPVYADLHEAPAGLPAVVREIQPATVAAFERRGIDMFQDRFEVKLFGEGTIRGIGGLRIVNDVCATSVPGLFAAGDAATREHIAGATSGGGAQNAAWALSSGVLSGTGAAHEAKKHRKTLDRSEKLKPLGGAGLRPSGAIKAVDRKAAIQIAQKKRLIWIKRSGEMKPD; encoded by the coding sequence ATGAACGAGATCACTGCAGATGTTCTGATTGTCGGTGGAGGGATGGCTGCAGGCTGGGCTGCCATTTCCGCTGCCAAAACCGGAGCCCGTGTCATTATCGCAGATAAAGGCTTCATGGGGACCAGCGGCGTCACCGCACCGGCCGGCCCGAATCACTGGTGGGTGCCGCCGGAACCGGAATTACGCAAGACTGCTATAGAACGCCGACTGGAGAGTGCTTTTGGACTGGCAGACCCGGTGTGGATGGAACGCATCATTGACATAACATGGCGGTCCATTCCCGAAATAGCCCCATGGTATCCTTTCTCGGGTGACGGCAAGGGGGGCACGTTTCGATCGGGCCTGCGTGGTCCAGAATATCTCCGTGCCTTGCGGCAATACGCCACAGAACTGGGCGTCACCATCCTTGATCAGCATCCTGTTCTTGAACTTCTGGCTCGGCAGGATGGCTCGATCGGTGGCGTGGCAGGTTACGACCGGCTGAACGACAGGCCATGGAACGCCCGGACTGGTGCGGTCATACTCGCAACAGGAGGCTGCGCCTTTCGATCTGGCCTGCTGGGGAGTCACAACAACACAGGTGACGGTTATCTCATGGGCGTGGAGGCCGGAGCAGAACTTTCCGGAATGGAGTTCTGTGTTTCCTACTCCATCTCCCCTGCGTGGCTCAGTACACGCACCCTGCCTTATACGGGAGCGCGATACTTCAACGCAGAAGGACAACTCCTGTCCATACCCGGCTGGGATAAACCTCGTGATTATCTTTGCAAGTTGGCCGATGCCTTCCGGGCCGGACCGGTTTATGCCGATCTTCACGAAGCGCCCGCCGGGCTGCCGGCTGTTGTCAGGGAGATTCAGCCGGCAACCGTTGCTGCCTTTGAACGACGGGGTATCGACATGTTTCAGGATCGGTTTGAAGTGAAACTTTTCGGAGAAGGCACAATCCGGGGTATCGGCGGTCTCCGTATTGTCAATGATGTCTGCGCCACCTCTGTTCCAGGATTGTTCGCTGCAGGAGATGCCGCAACACGCGAACATATCGCAGGCGCCACGAGCGGTGGTGGAGCGCAGAATGCTGCATGGGCGCTGTCGTCCGGGGTGCTTTCGGGCACCGGGGCCGCTCACGAGGCCAAAAAACATCGAAAAACCTTGGATCGAAGCGAAAAACTGAAACCTCTTGGAGGCGCCGGATTGCGTCCGTCCGGTGCCATAAAAGCTGTTGACAGAAAGGCTGCGATACAGATCGCACAAAAGAAACGCTTGATCTGGATAAAGCGCTCTGGAGAAATGAAACCAGACTGA
- a CDS encoding TonB-dependent siderophore receptor: MLQKELLLTRYLGLFIFAGFATALPEESLIAASVQTHPKNKEENRNDVIKLQFKQNISSIKSAASESITVHSTGASRTLRNAVNSGALGSRSAFDTPFAVSSVSAATIQARQATDINAVFAQDSSVTIANSGNGAASGASFKIRGLSVDSLNGYKVDGLAIPYWSIDLPVENFESIQMIKGASAFMYGFGAPGGVVNFEIKKPHDATTVSLEAGYRSDAVFRQMIDAGGTLVDQGRLRYRFSFVNEIGNLFNGGTMRRDGVTLAFDGKITNSLKWDASMFFMKTLQENMINTLSIASNVTSLPSISGRTQLGARGSWKTNDMKVVTAGLTWDINPDWHSRLSYRYSVLDEDFPGTLMTLTDNKGSYHDNAFFIQRQWWYNQIQEATEGHVKTGPFRHDMVAGISWERQLYDTDANATTNKVISTGNIFNDIPTLSGHTPADFYHPRLYHYIDYQQIAPFLSDTVTWKNWSLLAGFRYTWYNENDFSSNGTKTASHSNTPVTPVFALTYKIDPGLNVYFSYVRAMQSGGQAGSSNVNRNEVFAPMESSNYELGVKIARKRWSLTGALFRLDSGTGYTNAQNYYMQDGLARYQGVEINGAFAITPRLTLSGGITYLSALYQKASASVTGNHVEGTAPLQASAQLHYRVPHIEGLSLDAYFRYVDSMYDGAANTLALPSYRIWDIGANYVMPVGKHHMTFRGMIRNLGGQRYWTTYGNMAALPGDPRTVSLSARIDF, encoded by the coding sequence ATGCTGCAGAAAGAACTCCTCCTGACACGTTATCTTGGACTCTTCATTTTTGCCGGTTTTGCAACGGCTCTCCCTGAAGAATCTCTCATTGCAGCTTCGGTTCAGACTCACCCGAAGAACAAAGAAGAAAATCGTAACGACGTCATAAAACTACAATTCAAACAGAATATTTCGTCGATTAAAAGTGCTGCCTCTGAAAGCATTACTGTCCATTCCACAGGTGCGAGTCGTACTCTACGGAATGCCGTCAATAGCGGCGCTCTTGGAAGCCGATCTGCATTCGATACTCCATTTGCTGTGTCATCAGTCAGTGCTGCTACAATTCAGGCTCGTCAGGCCACCGACATCAATGCAGTTTTCGCTCAGGATTCTTCTGTAACGATTGCCAATAGCGGCAATGGCGCTGCATCTGGAGCAAGTTTCAAGATTCGAGGGCTGTCTGTCGATTCACTGAATGGCTACAAAGTCGATGGATTGGCCATTCCTTACTGGTCAATCGACCTTCCTGTCGAGAATTTCGAGAGCATTCAGATGATCAAGGGGGCTTCGGCCTTCATGTATGGTTTTGGGGCTCCAGGCGGAGTGGTCAATTTTGAGATCAAGAAGCCTCATGACGCCACAACAGTATCACTGGAAGCTGGCTATCGATCCGATGCCGTCTTTCGGCAGATGATTGATGCCGGAGGAACACTCGTGGATCAGGGACGTCTGCGTTATCGTTTTTCGTTTGTGAATGAAATCGGCAATCTGTTCAATGGCGGCACAATGCGACGTGATGGTGTGACGTTGGCGTTCGATGGGAAAATAACCAATTCCCTCAAATGGGACGCCAGCATGTTTTTCATGAAAACGCTTCAGGAAAATATGATCAACACACTGTCGATTGCATCAAATGTCACGTCTTTGCCATCCATCAGTGGACGGACGCAACTGGGCGCTCGGGGCAGTTGGAAAACCAATGACATGAAAGTCGTCACCGCCGGTTTGACCTGGGATATCAATCCTGACTGGCACTCCCGGCTATCATATCGCTATTCCGTGCTGGATGAAGATTTCCCTGGTACACTCATGACATTGACAGACAACAAGGGGAGTTACCACGACAACGCCTTCTTCATTCAGAGACAGTGGTGGTATAACCAGATTCAGGAAGCGACCGAAGGCCATGTTAAGACAGGGCCTTTCCGACATGACATGGTCGCTGGCATATCATGGGAACGCCAATTGTATGATACAGATGCAAATGCAACAACGAACAAGGTTATTTCCACAGGAAATATTTTCAACGATATTCCAACCCTATCCGGGCACACACCAGCAGATTTCTATCATCCGCGCCTTTATCACTATATTGACTATCAACAGATTGCTCCGTTCCTGAGTGATACCGTCACCTGGAAAAACTGGTCACTACTCGCGGGTTTCCGTTATACCTGGTATAATGAAAACGATTTTTCTTCGAATGGTACAAAGACAGCCAGCCATAGCAATACTCCGGTGACACCGGTCTTCGCACTGACCTACAAGATAGATCCGGGTCTGAATGTCTATTTCAGTTACGTTCGCGCAATGCAGAGCGGTGGACAGGCAGGAAGCAGCAATGTCAATCGCAATGAAGTTTTTGCTCCCATGGAAAGCAGCAATTACGAACTTGGAGTAAAAATTGCACGCAAACGCTGGTCTCTGACGGGTGCTTTATTTCGTCTTGATAGCGGCACCGGCTATACGAATGCCCAGAATTATTACATGCAGGACGGATTGGCACGTTATCAGGGAGTAGAAATAAACGGAGCGTTCGCCATAACGCCGCGCCTTACGCTTTCAGGCGGCATTACCTACCTTTCGGCTCTTTATCAGAAAGCTTCTGCATCCGTAACAGGAAACCATGTTGAGGGTACAGCACCTTTGCAGGCATCCGCCCAGCTTCATTACCGGGTTCCCCATATCGAAGGTCTGAGTCTGGACGCTTATTTTCGTTACGTGGACTCGATGTATGATGGAGCAGCCAACACACTGGCGCTTCCCTCCTATCGGATATGGGACATCGGCGCCAATTACGTCATGCCTGTCGGCAAACATCATATGACCTTCAGGGGAATGATCCGAAATCTGGGTGGCCAGCGATACTGGACAACCTACGGCAACATGGCGGCGCTCCCCGGAGACCCGAGAACGGTCTCACTCAGCGCACGAATAGATTTCTGA
- a CDS encoding acyl-CoA dehydrogenase family protein, producing MDGSRIIEPIPTEVEVPDALVRRFAERAADHDRRGEIGFDNLEDLRKAGLLALAVPRSKGGGGITLRQIAQIVARVAEGDPSTALILAMQYLQTLGIAASGTWPEDVREEVFESIVQSGALLNALRVEPELGTPARGGIPATRVRREGDRWLLSGRKIFSTGSSALHWGVVWGATEDETPRIGQILVPLDSPGVRIEKSWHQLGMRATGSDTIIFEDVEVPERYLINFHESGSNPETPILATAHTAVVAGLYDAVARSARDWLIGFLKERVPTALGRPLSTLPRFHSVLGEIDGLLLTNSALLDSAFTKIEDETITQVEAGQIKRLVTENAITAVARAVEVTGNPGLSQDNSLERHYRNVLCGRIHTPQADAVLEAAGRTVFEAG from the coding sequence ATGGACGGATCACGGATTATCGAACCCATTCCGACTGAAGTTGAAGTGCCGGATGCGCTGGTCAGGCGCTTTGCTGAACGGGCAGCCGACCATGACCGTCGTGGTGAAATCGGATTCGATAATCTGGAAGATCTGCGCAAGGCCGGACTGCTTGCTCTGGCGGTACCCCGTAGCAAGGGAGGAGGTGGGATCACCCTGCGTCAGATTGCGCAAATCGTTGCCCGAGTGGCGGAAGGCGATCCATCTACGGCCCTGATTCTTGCCATGCAGTATCTTCAGACTCTGGGGATTGCCGCGTCCGGCACATGGCCAGAGGATGTACGGGAGGAAGTGTTTGAGTCCATCGTCCAGTCGGGTGCGCTGCTTAACGCCCTGCGTGTCGAGCCGGAACTCGGCACACCGGCGCGCGGCGGCATTCCCGCTACACGCGTGCGACGGGAGGGGGACCGCTGGCTGCTTTCCGGTCGCAAAATTTTTTCGACAGGCTCCTCAGCGCTGCATTGGGGTGTCGTCTGGGGCGCAACAGAAGATGAAACGCCGCGTATCGGGCAGATTCTGGTGCCGCTCGACTCTCCGGGAGTCCGGATTGAGAAAAGCTGGCATCAGTTGGGGATGAGAGCGACGGGCAGTGACACCATCATCTTTGAGGATGTCGAGGTTCCAGAGCGTTATCTCATCAATTTTCATGAGAGTGGCAGCAATCCTGAAACACCGATCCTCGCCACGGCGCATACGGCTGTCGTGGCGGGGCTGTATGATGCGGTGGCGCGCTCGGCACGGGACTGGCTGATCGGTTTTCTGAAAGAGCGCGTGCCTACGGCGCTGGGTCGTCCTCTTTCGACACTTCCGCGCTTTCACAGTGTTCTGGGTGAGATCGATGGGCTTCTTCTCACCAACAGCGCCTTGCTGGACAGTGCGTTTACAAAAATTGAGGATGAAACCATCACGCAGGTGGAAGCGGGACAGATCAAGCGTCTTGTAACCGAAAACGCCATTACTGCGGTTGCGCGGGCCGTAGAAGTGACAGGCAATCCCGGCCTCAGTCAGGACAATTCCCTGGAACGGCATTATCGGAATGTCCTGTGTGGACGCATTCATACACCACAGGCTGACGCTGTTCTCGAGGCAGCCGGACGAACGGTTTTTGAGGCCGGATGA
- a CDS encoding LLM class flavin-dependent oxidoreductase → MGSVRQRQLKLGAILAGVGTDFSQWRDPELPPNASIDIDWYIQNARLAEEAKFDLVFIVDSPFITPDTAPHFLNRLEPLTLLSALAVSTSHIGLVGTLTTTYWEPYNVARLFGSLDHISKGRAGWNVVTTGLEGASRNYGKDKHLDHALRYRRAEEFVDVVKGLWDSYEDDAFPYDKKNDVFLDKSKQHALNHQGEYLSVAGPLALSRSPQGYPVIFQAGDSNAGRQLGAQIADGTFAAVEDFESAQEYYHDLKTRAKALGRDPASIHVLPGIAPIIAETDEEAREIAVRREGALDIDKKLVALGRAFNYHDFRQYPLDAPFPDTSNLTLNSYKGHAERILRGVNADRLTLRQAAERYGSWRLSFIGSPQTVANEIERWFVGNAADGFNIRVTNPRDFKLFRERVIPILQERGLFRTEYEGTTLRDHLGLSVPENIWTSRKREDSSRADAA, encoded by the coding sequence ATGGGCTCAGTCAGGCAACGTCAGCTTAAGTTGGGTGCGATTCTTGCCGGTGTCGGTACGGATTTCAGCCAATGGCGGGATCCAGAATTGCCGCCGAATGCCAGCATTGACATTGATTGGTACATCCAGAATGCCCGACTGGCGGAAGAAGCCAAGTTCGATCTGGTTTTCATTGTCGATAGTCCATTTATTACGCCAGATACCGCGCCGCACTTCCTCAATCGTCTGGAGCCGCTTACTTTATTGTCTGCTCTGGCAGTTTCCACGTCACATATTGGCCTGGTGGGCACACTCACTACAACTTACTGGGAACCTTACAATGTCGCACGCCTGTTTGGCTCGCTTGATCATATCAGCAAGGGGCGTGCTGGCTGGAATGTAGTGACCACCGGACTGGAAGGTGCATCACGCAACTACGGTAAGGACAAACACCTTGATCATGCCCTTCGCTACCGGCGGGCAGAGGAGTTTGTGGATGTTGTGAAAGGTCTCTGGGATAGCTACGAAGATGATGCTTTTCCCTATGATAAAAAAAATGACGTTTTTCTTGATAAATCAAAACAGCACGCACTCAACCATCAAGGTGAATACCTGTCTGTTGCTGGGCCGCTGGCACTGAGTCGTTCGCCGCAGGGTTATCCCGTTATTTTTCAGGCGGGCGACAGTAACGCAGGACGACAACTGGGTGCGCAAATCGCAGATGGTACTTTTGCAGCAGTGGAAGATTTCGAATCTGCACAAGAGTATTATCACGATCTCAAGACGAGAGCGAAGGCGCTTGGCCGCGATCCTGCTTCCATTCATGTTCTTCCCGGCATCGCTCCGATTATTGCTGAAACGGATGAAGAAGCCCGTGAGATAGCTGTTAGGCGGGAGGGGGCGTTGGATATAGATAAAAAGCTTGTCGCTCTTGGACGGGCTTTCAATTATCATGATTTTCGGCAGTACCCGCTTGACGCGCCATTTCCAGATACCAGCAATCTGACTCTGAACAGCTACAAAGGTCATGCAGAGCGTATTTTGCGCGGGGTAAATGCAGACAGGCTGACGTTACGACAAGCGGCAGAGCGTTATGGAAGCTGGCGGCTCAGTTTCATTGGATCACCGCAAACCGTCGCCAATGAAATCGAACGCTGGTTTGTTGGGAACGCGGCAGACGGTTTCAATATTCGAGTAACCAACCCACGGGATTTCAAGCTTTTCCGTGAACGTGTCATTCCTATTCTTCAGGAACGTGGCCTGTTCCGGACCGAATATGAAGGAACAACATTGAGAGACCATCTTGGTCTTTCTGTCCCGGAAAATATATGGACGTCAAGGAAACGTGAAGACTCTTCACGTGCCGATGCCGCCTGA
- a CDS encoding nitroreductase family protein, translating into MTSFPDREAGSTVAPFILNRWSPRAFAPDEITQKELLTILDAGRWAPSAYNAQPWRFIYARRNTPSWERFLSWLIPFNRAWAENASAIVYIASRTVTDSARTGEPVDAPSHAFDAGAASVLIQLQANQNGWHTHPVSGFDKELAHVGLEFPEDHVVHAAIIIGHRGPVSQLPENLQEREKPSTRLPLDALASEDRFIPPTAGS; encoded by the coding sequence ATGACATCATTCCCAGACCGTGAAGCCGGCTCGACGGTAGCCCCTTTCATTCTCAATCGCTGGTCGCCACGCGCCTTCGCACCTGATGAAATTACACAGAAAGAACTGCTCACCATCCTTGATGCGGGTCGCTGGGCGCCTTCCGCCTACAATGCCCAGCCATGGCGTTTCATTTATGCACGCCGCAATACGCCGAGTTGGGAACGGTTTCTCTCCTGGCTGATCCCATTCAATCGCGCATGGGCCGAGAACGCCTCCGCGATCGTCTATATCGCTTCACGGACCGTCACCGACAGCGCTCGTACAGGCGAACCTGTTGATGCGCCGTCACATGCTTTCGATGCAGGAGCCGCCAGCGTCCTGATCCAGTTGCAAGCCAATCAGAACGGCTGGCACACCCATCCGGTCAGTGGTTTCGATAAGGAACTGGCTCATGTCGGCCTGGAATTCCCGGAAGACCATGTCGTGCATGCGGCCATTATCATCGGCCATCGTGGGCCTGTCAGCCAGCTTCCGGAAAATTTGCAGGAACGGGAAAAGCCTTCGACCCGTCTCCCTCTCGATGCTCTGGCTTCCGAAGATCGTTTCATACCTCCCACGGCCGGTTCCTGA
- a CDS encoding ferredoxin family protein, with product MITEILSDRCNSCNACVVVCPDHVLDMAKDGQLPVIARPDQCQTCFLCELYCSEDAIYVAVGVPRSELKNDPLGNIRRDYGWDGHEEDPLKNFWQLGGLLREGVMISSARYALRPSGDKDTEKKI from the coding sequence ATGATTACAGAAATTCTTTCCGACCGATGCAATAGCTGCAACGCGTGCGTCGTGGTCTGTCCGGATCATGTTCTCGACATGGCGAAAGACGGTCAACTCCCTGTCATTGCACGACCGGATCAGTGTCAGACCTGCTTTCTGTGCGAACTCTATTGCTCGGAAGACGCCATTTACGTTGCTGTCGGTGTTCCCCGTTCAGAATTGAAAAATGACCCTCTGGGAAATATCCGCCGGGATTACGGATGGGATGGCCATGAAGAAGACCCTCTAAAAAACTTCTGGCAACTTGGTGGTCTTTTACGAGAAGGGGTTATGATTTCATCTGCACGCTATGCGCTTCGGCCATCCGGTGACAAGGATACTGAGAAGAAAATCTGA